The Bacillota bacterium region AAGTTTTACCTCCACCGGTAGGCCCCATGAATCCGACAATTTCACCAGGCTTGATTTCAAAACTTATATCGTCAAGAACTTTTATTTTTCCGTATTTTAAGGTTACGTTTTTGAATACGATGTTGCCTTTAAGCGTTTCGGCTTCGTTTGCGTTATCTGCATCAACGATTTTATTTTCTGTATAATAAAGAGCCATAACCTTTTCGGCTGATGCGAGGAAACGTTGAGTATCGTTTACAACAAAACCCACAAGTACCATAGGATCATTGAGCGCCCATGCCAGCGAAAGAAAGATATTTAACTGGCCAAGTGAAATTTTACCTGAAATAACCATTATACCGCCGACAACAAGATTCACTATCGATAAAAGGTTTGATATTGATTCGATCAAAGGGTTATATTTTAGCCAAATAGAGTTTGCTCGGATGTTTCGGGCTTTGTATTCGTTATTTTCCTTAGAGAATTTTTCTATTTCAAAGTCTTCCCGCGCAAATGCCTTTACAACTCTATTGCCGCTGATATTCTCTTGCACCACTGTATTTAAAATTGACAGCTGATTTCGTGCTTCTGTATATGCCGGCCTCACATTTTTAGCAAGCTGAATAGCGAATATTACAGTAAAAGGAGTAAGAGCGAAGAGGCATAAAGCGTATAACGGGCTTATCGATATAAAAACTGTAAGCACGATGACAATCATAAAAATGCATTCAGCCCATTTTGGTATCACCCAAGATAGAAAATGCCGAATAAGATCGATGTCTCCCGTCATATTCGTTATAAGATCACCAGCACGATGCGTTTGATAGAATTCGTTCGTCTGCGGAAGCAAACGCTTGAAAAGATCACTTTTAAGATCGAATATGGCATGCTGAGATGCCTGCTCGCAAAGAATACTGATTATGTACTTCATCAGCATATACGTTACGCCAACCCCTATTGCGGCGGCAAGCAGCGGTATAAGCTTTTCATACTCGTGTTTTCCCAGTACTTCGTCAATGATAATTTTAAAGATAAATGGTTCAATTATCATTATACAAATCGAGATAAAAACGAGGGAAACTGCAAGGATCAGCTTCCATTTTTTTTGTCCAGCCCATTCAAGAGCCCATTTAATGCAACTGATAAAACCATCTCCCATTTGCGCCATTATGCGTAATTTTG contains the following coding sequences:
- a CDS encoding ABC transporter ATP-binding protein, with translation MGDGFISCIKWALEWAGQKKWKLILAVSLVFISICIMIIEPFIFKIIIDEVLGKHEYEKLIPLLAAAIGVGVTYMLMKYIISILCEQASQHAIFDLKSDLFKRLLPQTNEFYQTHRAGDLITNMTGDIDLIRHFLSWVIPKWAECIFMIVIVLTVFISISPLYALCLFALTPFTVIFAIQLAKNVRPAYTEARNQLSILNTVVQENISGNRVVKAFAREDFEIEKFSKENNEYKARNIRANSIWLKYNPLIESISNLLSIVNLVVGGIMVISGKISLGQLNIFLSLAWALNDPMVLVGFVVNDTQRFLASAEKVMALYYTENKIVDADNANEAETLKGNIVFKNVTLKYGKIKVLDDISFEIKPGEIVGFMGPTGGGKTSLVSLISRFIDVTSGSVSIDNIDVKQYTLQSLRRNIALTMQDVFLFSDTIESNIAYGVPEASMDEVYAAANCADADSFISNMPDGYDTIVGERGTGLSGGQKQRIS